A window from Bosea sp. ANAM02 encodes these proteins:
- a CDS encoding IS91 family transposase, with amino-acid sequence MARPSLEVADILNRHGDAFLARHRLSRGQLKVIGAIRACRTAALGGHVMACGDCDHATIAYNSCRNRHCPRCQGAAAKDWLADRQADLLPVPYYHLVFTLPAPVAAIAFQNKAAVYGLLFKAAAETLATIASDPRHLGTRIGFTSVLHTWGSAMTHHPHLHIIAPGGGLSPDSARWIPCRPGFFLPVRVLSRLFRRLFLEGLTALNASGRLAFHGDLAHLAEAEAFATVLAPLRRADWVVYAKRPFGGPEAVLAYLARYTHRVAIANSRIIAMDRHGVTFRWKDYRARSAGETWRKTMTLTAFEFIRRFLLHVLPDGFHRIRHYGLLASSRRAGTIARIRQIIAAPTPDAMTADRGAEISAEQSDPVDERRPPCPCCGGRMILVERFAPGTAPRTILAVRIDTS; translated from the coding sequence ATGGCGCGGCCTTCGCTGGAGGTCGCGGACATCCTGAACCGACATGGCGACGCCTTCCTCGCGCGCCATCGGCTCAGCCGTGGCCAGCTCAAGGTGATCGGTGCAATCCGGGCCTGCCGGACGGCTGCGCTCGGCGGCCATGTCATGGCCTGCGGCGACTGCGATCACGCGACGATCGCCTATAACTCCTGCCGCAACCGGCACTGCCCACGATGCCAGGGCGCGGCGGCGAAGGACTGGCTCGCGGACCGGCAGGCCGACCTGCTGCCCGTGCCCTACTATCATCTCGTCTTCACCCTGCCGGCACCGGTCGCGGCCATCGCCTTCCAAAACAAGGCCGCCGTCTACGGCCTTCTGTTCAAGGCAGCAGCCGAGACGCTCGCCACCATCGCGAGCGATCCCCGGCATCTCGGTACCCGCATCGGCTTCACCTCGGTGCTGCACACCTGGGGATCGGCGATGACCCATCATCCCCATCTCCACATCATCGCACCCGGAGGCGGATTGTCGCCTGACAGCGCTCGCTGGATCCCGTGCCGGCCTGGCTTCTTCCTGCCCGTGCGCGTGCTCTCGCGGCTGTTCCGCAGGCTCTTCCTCGAAGGGCTCACCGCTCTCAATGCTTCCGGGCGGCTCGCCTTCCATGGCGATCTCGCCCATCTGGCCGAAGCCGAGGCCTTCGCCACCGTGCTGGCGCCGCTGCGACGAGCCGACTGGGTCGTCTATGCCAAGCGCCCCTTCGGCGGACCTGAGGCCGTGCTGGCCTATCTCGCCCGCTACACCCACCGCGTCGCCATCGCCAACAGCCGCATCATTGCCATGGATCGGCACGGGGTCACGTTCCGCTGGAAGGATTATCGCGCCCGCTCCGCCGGCGAGACCTGGCGCAAGACCATGACGCTGACGGCCTTCGAGTTCATCCGCCGCTTCCTGCTCCACGTCCTGCCCGACGGATTCCACCGCATCCGGCATTATGGATTGCTCGCCTCGAGCCGGCGCGCCGGCACCATCGCCCGCATCAGGCAGATCATCGCGGCGCCAACACCGGACGCCATGACGGCAGATCGTGGAGCAGAGATCTCGGCCGAACAATCCGATCCGGTCGATGAGCGGAGGCCTCCTTGCCCGTGCTGCGGTGGCCGCATGATCCTCGTCGAGCGCTTCGCACCGGGCACAGCGCCGCGCACCATCCTCGCCGTCAGAATCGACACCTCATGA